A window of Periplaneta americana isolate PAMFEO1 chromosome 7, P.americana_PAMFEO1_priV1, whole genome shotgun sequence contains these coding sequences:
- the CSN3 gene encoding COP9 signalosome complex subunit 3, producing MASALEQFVNNVRTFSAQGNFRELCDLLSKSTEVLMKNGQHLDNVLETLDLQQHSLGVLAVLCVKFNLPAPAATPDHHELLFAQVQEFITGCNGEQVRFAPDTYAELCHQLTHSLADLKVPLRGIDLIRRAIRKIQLFDSQLTSVHADLCQLCLLAKCFKPALEFLNTDITSISQEGGQFDAKHFLLYYYYGGMIYAALKNYDRALYFFEVAITTPAMAVSHIMLEAYKKYILVSLILHGKIQNIPKYTSQVVGRFIKPLSQPYHDLATAYSSNNPDELRSVINKCQDTFTRENNMGLAKQVLASLYKKNIQRLTKTFLTLSLSDVASRVQLSGPSDAEKYILNMIEDGEIFATINQKDGMVIFHDDPEKYNSPAMLRRLEEEMAVCTDLDRKMQSMEEDIMVNPQYVKKSCGAPDDDLPPAPSQGTKMTTYSM from the exons ATGGCGTCCGCATTGGAACAGTTCGTGAACAATGTTAGAACATTTTCGGCTCAAg GCAACTTCCGAGAGCTGTGTGATTTACTGAGCAAATCGACAGAAGTGCTCATGAAGAATGGTCAGCATTTAGACAATGTTTTGGAAACGTTGGATTTGCAGCAGCACTCACTAGGCGTTCTTgcagttctctgtgttaaatttaatctTCCTGCACCAGCGGCAACGCCCGACCACCATGAACTCTTATTCGCACAAGTCCAAGAATTCATTACAGGATGTAATGGAGAACAAGTGCGATTCGCACCGGACACAT ATGCGGAATTGTGCCACCAGTTGACTCACAGCCTGGCTGATTTGAAAGTGCCGCTGCGAGGCATTGACTTGATACGTCGAGCTATTCGCAAAATTCAGCTGTTTGACTCACAGCTCACTTCAGTGCATGCAGATCTGTGTCAGTTGTGTCTTCTTGCTAAATGTTTTAAGCCAGCTCTGGAATTCCTCAATACTGACATCACTAGTATTAGTCAAGAG GGAGGACAGTTCGATGCCAAACATTTCCTACTGTATTACTACTATGGAGGCATGATCTATGCAGCACTGAAGAATTACGACAGGGCACTGTACTTCTTTGAAGTCGCTATCACAACGCCGGCCATGGCCGTGTCTCACATCATGCTGGAGGCCTATAAGAAGTATATTCTAGTTTCTTTGATACTGCATGGAAAG ATCCAGAACATTCCGAAGTATACGTCACAAGTGGTTGGTCGATTTATCAAACCATTAAGTCAGCCCTACCACGACCTAGCAACAGCCTATTCATCTAACAATCCAGATGAATTGCGCTCTGTAATCAATAAATGTCAAGATACATTCACGAG AGAAAATAACATGGGCCTGGCGAAACAAGTTCTGGCATCTCTGTACAAGAAGAACATCCAGCGCCTCACCAAGACGTTCCTTACGTTGTCGTTGTCTGACGTTGCCAGCAGAGTACAGCTGTCTGGTCCTTCAGATGCTGAAAAGTACATTCTTAACATG ATTGAGGATGGTGAAATCTTCGCAACAATTAACCAGAAAGATGGAATGGTGATTTTCCATGATGATCCCGAGAAATATAATAGTCCAGCTATGTTGCGGCGCTTGGAGGAGGAG ATGGCTGTTTGCACAGATCTGGATCGTAAGATGCAGTCCATGGAAGAAGATATTATGGTGAACCCACAGTATGTGAAGAAATCATGTGGTGCACCGGATGACGATCTGCCTCCAGCACCGTCACAGGGTACCAAAATGACCACTTATTCCATGTGA
- the LOC138703695 gene encoding dynein regulatory complex protein 11 — protein sequence MSNVTYNKLWGEAQNTINGATEYDTVLHAAPYEKDKRAAQIWVSELYVKYVTVVNKLDQCYDQIVHPQKRLVIRKLLDACIGRVLELKHELVNLDLSEFSYYDDVLLKLKILPMEVEINVPNYYRREREDELKKRKKAMDDILKKLGFYEEEIIEEEMTEEEAIRLIQRHERARQGRLRSQFMKEIRLMKEKGKAEVPESKAFDISLAAIKIQKTWRGYSTRHKMKRRKLDEMLLIGMLQSSFTEVKARRRAEEVKEIRRKLQKEYQTEYEEMLISEKQHIKTWRGGHMKEDIGDEVRTWITDYWHETGKFPDMPSEESGGSTLFFTRQAAESEISKTTTSSSREGKGKKDKGKKDKEEGKKKKDDEEDDLGFKMQPSNFLGDIQAASTEHEAVWRYRDESQNPWQHADVEIIKEQKTAQVEAELRREVDQLLRAELEVLQAALARDLASKGKKVRKASKKKGRSGKKSKKKKEKDLTPDRTLESLFEELITNGIIRKYPEVQLSEFRGERSYAADDLRKLGKDPLPSLGDIRQVILEYCILPLGSKAIHQTAPLVKSVLLAGSRGSGKDMLVHAVCTETGAVLFDLSPANIVGKYPGKSGLIMLVHLVNKVSRLLQPSVIYMDGAEKPFLKKVPKTDKTDPKRLKKDLPKIVKGISQDDQIILIGVSRCPWDCDQKALAQTYSKMILIPRPDYGSLSFLWKELLFQFGGVSRQFDTAAMTKVSDGYTVGSILEVIKEVMTCKRALQLRVQPLTHAELINSLCKMEPVYKEEDEAFLQWFLKTPIGRRKARQLEIEAELRAELAPKTKKKN from the exons ATGTCAAACGTAACATACAATAAACTCTGGGGAGAGGCTCAGAACACTATAAATGGAGCAACTGAATACGACACAGTACTTCATGCAGCTCCTTATGAAAAAGATAAAAGGGCAGCACAAATTTGGGTCAGTGAATTATATGTTAAATATGTAACCGTAGTAAATAAGTTAGATCAATGCTATGACCAAATTGTGCATCCCCAGAAAAGACTCGTGATTAGAAAATTACTGGATGCATGCATCGGCAGAGTTCTTGAACTGAAACACGAATTAGTAAATCTAGACTTATCAGAATTCAGCTATTATGATGATGTTCTATTAAAGTTAAAAATCTTGCCTATGGAAGTGGAGATCAATGTCCCAAATtactacagaagagaaagagaagacgaactcaaaaagaggaaaaaagcaATGGATGATATACTAAAGAAGTTAGGATTTTACGAAGAAGAGATAATAGAGGAAGAAATGACTGAGGAAGAAGCAATACGCCTGATACAGAGACACGAGCGTGCGCGACAG GGTCGGCTACGTTCTCAATTCATGAAAGAGATTCGCCTTATGAAAGAAAAGGGGAAGGCAGAAGTTCCCGAGAGCAAGGCGTTTGATATCTCACTTGCTGCCATCAAAATTCAGAAGACGTGGCGTGGCTACAGCACGCGCCACAAGATGAAGCGCCGCAAGTTGGACGAGATGCTGCTCATTGGGATGCTGCAGTCCAGCTTCACAGAAGTGAAGGCGCGTCGAAGAGCTGAAGAG GTGAAGGAGATTCGACGTAAACTACAGAAGGAATACCAGACTGAATATGAGGAGATGCTTATCTCAGAGAAACAGCACATAAAGACGTGGCGAGGTGGTCACATGAAAGAAGACATTGGAGACGAA GTGCGAACATGGATCACAGACTATTGGCATGAGACTGGAAAGTTCCCTGATATGCCTTCAGAGGAATCAGGAGGATCGACTTTGTTCTTTACAAGGCAGGCAGCAGAAAGTGAAATAAGTAAAACAACTACCTCTTCCTCCAG AGAAGGAAAGGGAAAAAAAGACAAAGGGAagaaagacaaagaggaaggaaaaaagaagaaagatgacGAGGAGGACGACTTAGGCTTCAAGATGCAACCATCAAACTTCCTGGGAGACATACAGGCTGCCAGTACAGAACACGAGGCAGTGTGGCGCTACAGAGATGAGTCGCAAAACCCTTGGCAGCACGCTGACGTTGAGATTATTAAAGAACAGAAGACGGCTCAAGTGGAAGCTGAATTAAGAAG AGAAGTGGATCAGCTGCTAAGGGCAGAATTAGAAGTCTTACAGGCTGCCCTTGCACGTGACCTTGCAAGCAAGGGCAAGAAAGTACGTAAAGCAAGCAAGAAAAAGGGTCGTAGCGGTAAGAAAagcaagaagaagaaagaaaaagatttgACACCAGATCGAACTCTGGAGTCTCTATTTGAAGAACTCATTACTAATGGCATCATTCGCAAGTATCCCGAAGTACAGCTGTCCGAGTTCCGGGGAGAACGCTCATACGCTGCAGACGACCTGCGTAAGCTGGGGAAGGACCCGCTCCCCTCCCTGGGGGACATTCGCCAAGTCATCTTGGAGTACTGCATTCTGCCACTGGGCTCCAAGGCAATTCACCAGACGGCGCCCTTAGTGAAGTCAGTGCTACTGGCTGGGTCACGTGGCAGTGGCAAAGACATGTTGGTGCACGCAGTGTGTACAGAGACGGGTGCAGTCTTATTCGACTTATCGCCTGCTAACATTGTTGGCAAGTATCCGGGGAAGTCTGGCCTCATCATGTTG GTGCATCTTGTAAATAAAGTGTCTCGCTTACTCCAGCCTTCAGTAATCTATATGGACGGTGCTGAGAAGCCTTTTCTGAAGAAAGTTCCTAAAACAGACAAAACTGATCCTAAGAGACTCAAGAAGGACCTACCAAAGATAGTGAAAGGCATCAGTCAAGATGACCAG ATCATCCTCATCGGTGTATCCAGATGTCCTTGGGACTGTGATCAGAAGGCCCTTGCTCAAACCTACAGCAAGATGATACTTATTCCACGGCCTGATTACGGCAGCTTGTCCTTTCTGTGGAAGGAGCTGCTCTTTCAGTTTGGTGGAGTCAGCCGCCAGTTTGACACTGCAGCCATGACGAAG GTATCAGATGGTTACACAGTTGGTTCGATCCTCGAAGTAATTAAGGAAGTCATGACATGCAAACGGGCCCTGCAGCTAAGAGTGCAACCTCTGACACATGCAGAGCTCATCAACTCACTTTGCAAGATGGAACCCGTGTACAAAGAAGAGGATGAAGCATTTCTGCAGTGGTTTCTCAAGACGCCCATTGGACGGAGGAAAGCTCGGCAACTGGAGATTGAAGCAGAGCTCAGGGCTGAACTCGCACCCAAGACTAAGAAGAAGAATTAG
- the LOC138703693 gene encoding nicotinamide riboside kinase 1: MWLIIGVSGATCSGKSTLAKSLHNALPGSLLICQDDFFLPLDSELHTFIPNLKHFNWEIMSSLDMEKMHSTVENILSTNNAKSVLLNDLKDAVGKVLGSSLTNDETEQGKLDPISQLKSSRPSDQTALSIRILIIEGFLIFNDKKLSEMCRLKYFMTLSREQCWARRSVRTYDPPDVPGYFDQCVWPEYEKHRDQVFTQVPNVTVIDGTLDRNNVLKKVLLDVLQAAQELR; encoded by the coding sequence ATGTGGCTAATAATTGGAGTGTCTGGAGCCACATGCAGTGGCAAATCAACCCTGGCAAAGTCTCTTCACAACGCATTGCCTGGCTCGTTGCTGATATGCCAAGATGATTTCTTTCTGCCTCTTGATAGTGAACTTCATACTTTCATTCCAAATCTGAAGCACTTCAATTGGGAAATCATGAGTAGCTTAGACATGGAGAAAATGCATTCAACTGTTGAAAATATACTGTCCACCAATAATGCTAAATCAGTTTTGCTTAATGACTTAAAAGACGCTGTTGGCAAGGTGCTTGGTTCGAGCCTCACGAATGACGAAACAGAGCAGGGTAAACTAGATCCAATCAGTCAACTTAAATCAAGCAGGCCAAGTGATCAAACTGCGCTAAGTATTCGTATTCTTATTATCGAAGGATTCCTTATCTTCAATGACAAGAAACTATCTGAAATGTGTCGTCTTAAATACTTCATGACGCTCTCACGAGAACAATGCTGGGCAAGACGAAGTGTCCGAACGTACGATCCTCCAGATGTGCCGGGATACTTTGACCAGTGCGTGTGGCCGGAATATGAGAAACATCGTGACCAAGTTTTTACTCAGGTTCCAAATGTAACTGTAATTGACGGAACTTTAGACAGGAATAATGTTTTGAAGAAAGTTCTGTTGGATGTTCTGCAAGCTGCACAGGAATTGCGCTGA